GCTCTATTTCTTTGCTGATATTTGCTCAACTCTTCCTATGAGTTGATATAAATAATTGGAGGAAGAATGCAAATGGGTTATCACTCCCTCTGTGCTTATCTGTTTCCTTGCACTACTTACAGACACTCTTGAgccataaaatgcattttcctcccctctctgtTCCTTAAATGACAGCTGGCAGTTTGGCAGTATTCACACTACCGCACAGTGTCTCTCTTCTCAACAAATTCCTACAGGTAAATCCTCTCTTTCCTGCTGACTCCTTAACTTCAGGCTGAGACATGAACAAGAGTATGACATAAGACTCACAGTCCAAGTTGATATTTCCCCAGTACTTCCATTTTCAAGCCTTTCTTTCACATCTTATCCATATTAAACTGTCTTGGGAATAGTGGAGGTCAATGGATAGCACAGTGCCTTGGATCTTTTCATTTACATCCCTCTGCCTGTATGAGCTGCATCTTCTTTGCACGGTGCAATGTCATGCAGCCACGTAATTCTAACAGCCTGATATACTCTGTGATGGAAGTAAAGCTTAGGTCAAGTTAACAGAAATCATCTCAGACTTGATGCTGTTTGCCAGCAGTACAAATTAATGTTTTGTCTTGGGATTCCATGTAGTTTAACTCTTTGCAGGTGTAAGTGGACGGGAGGAAGGCAGAGGTGTGGCAATAATGGGGTTTTCTTGCAGGAATGCAGCTGTAACCCAGGTGCAGGCTGTAGACCAAGTGCTGGTTTCAAAAAGGCCTAGCAAGAGTtagttttctcctttaaaaatacagagtaTTGGGAAATAATTTGGTATTAATGTGCTGGGAAGATTTGCTTTactgcacagcagagcatgACAGGGATTCCCACATTGCCACGAGAGGTCACTGCGTGCCTCAGGAACACCCAAAGCAATGCCCAGCTCTGCGCCTCCCCGCTCAGCAAGGATCCGGACCCCAGCACAGGGGTGCTCCTCTGGGATTGCTTTGGGAGAGGCACAGGAGTTGGCTTTGGGTCTCTGCCGTTGGCTTAAATCTAGCTCTGAGTGGGAGTAACTGAAAATTACCATGGAATAATCGGTTTATGTGAACTGCGTTGGTGGCTTGAGTCAAACTCCACGAAGCACACAGCCTCGCTGCTCAGTTTAGCCCACATCTAAGGGTTTTCCAGGGCTGCTCCAGGCAGTGCATGTGGGATATTAGGaccaatttcttctccaaagagagctgatgcagtggcacaggctgcccaggaaacTGGGGGAGtgcctgaaggtgttcaaggcccaTGGGGACGTGGCACAGAGGGccgtggtcagtgggcacagtggggatgggttaGAATTGAGGGTCTGAGAGGTTCTTACAGCCTTCATAGTTCTGTGGTTCCGTGATTCTGGCTCTGTGccgtttttctgttttttccttctgcactaATGATGTTGGTGATAAGAAGGTACTTATGAAAGAGCAACCTTTGCAACAGCTCCGATAAAAAATAGGCAGTAAGCTGGTATTCCTTTCATTATTCACTACAATAGTGTGTCctatgcagcagcagagaggtggGTGCATGAGGGGCAAAAGTGGGCAAAGTCCTTCCTTGTTAGCACAACTTTCCTGTCTGTTTCCCTACTAATCCTAGCATACTTCTCAACTCCAAGAACTCGGCTTTTGCCACTGCCACCACTCTCTGCAGCAGCGTACAGCGTCCTGCTGTTTGTTGGCGGTTCTTTTTTAAAGGGTAATGAAACCTTACGGTTCTCTTTCCACGTGCCAGCTCTGAGAACACCACGGAGATTTCCCATGGTAGATGGTGAGCTGGAATTTACTGTCGGAAAGGAATAGTTTGAATTCCAGCAGAAGCCCCTCGAAGTTCACAAGTCACAATGCGTAGCTGAGGTTCAAACTACTGAGAATTCCACGAAAACATGTCAAGTGATGTGATGCTTCTTTCCTGTGGTCTGCAGAAGGAGCTTAGGGCTGGATAAGACAACAATCTTGATTGTCACAGATCCAGGAAACCAACACGACATTCAACAAACGCCCCTCAGGACGTGCCAAAAAGTATTTATGCATAGAAAGAAAACGTTTTGTGGATACAGCAAATGGTATAGAAAATTCAGCCTCACAGATAACGCAGTTAAATCAACATCCTTTACTGTTCTCGCACTTTGAGTAAGAGGTATAAAGTTCACAAGGGCTCAGGTTACTTGTCCATATTCCTTACTATTAATGTGCCATGCACAAGGGAGAGAAGGGTTGGGTCTGTCCTTCCTTAGGATTTTTCTGTTGCTACCAGTGGTGGTAGCACAGTTCCACCTACACAGGCTCTTTTGGGACACTGGTAAGGTTGTGGACTCCAAAGGCATTCAGTTTCCATAGTCCTGCAGGTAAAGCAGACATTACTCTGACGTGTATTTTTCTGGGGTGCTCTGAAGATGTTTCAGTCCTTGTGATGATTAACTAATAGCAAAGTACTGCCACGGTAATAATCCAACATTAATGATACGTTGTTTGCTGTAAGGTGAAAACAGCATTATCTAGGTAAGCACAGAAAGTAAGTGTGAGCAATCTAGAGGTTTCTGGAAGTAATAAAAACATCCCTGGAGAAGGTCATCCTGCTTGCTCTGCAGCTCAAtaactttcctttctgcttgcttgcttgcaaAGAGGCTTAGCAAACAATCTCTGCACAAGACTGAAGGCTGGGAAAAACCTGTGTTTTAATAGCTCTGGCAGTGAGCAAATTCCAGCAATGAGCAAATAATATTCCCGCCCTGCTTTGGTTTTCCAAGAGTCGAAAGTGAAATAATGCTTATTCTTCCACATGGGATGTTGCAATCATATTTACTGCGAGGAAAAACgctttgaaaaggaagaatgagaTGTAATGATCATCATTTACTATGTGGGGGCATCATGTAGATGGAGTAATGCTTTGCAAGCCATAAAGCCGGGCTGATGCCCCAGGGCACTCGCAGCACAAAGGGTCTGTTTGCACGTTTCATTGACTGAGGACTGACAGCACCTGAACAAACgagcagaaaaaagaacatgacccacagaaccacagatattttgctgctcttttttaTTCTCAAGGAACAATTaattgcttgcttgcttgctttattattatttttttttaattttggattgctttgtttctcctgGATTATTCTTCCAGCCTGTAAGAAGAGAGCAGGTAAAAACCAGGGCTGGGATTTGCTGTAGGagccgtgcccactgccctgccAGGGCTGGAATCCAAACAGAGTGAGAGATGCCTTTATTTCTCTAGGGAGTTATGCAGCATGGGGGTCAAGCTTTGTCCTGAGCAGACCTAGATGCTATTTCCTCCTGATTCTAACCAACCtaactgaaatcttttttctttttctcgtGATTAGTGTTGACGAACTTCCCAAACTTTCATTTAAGCTTTCCAGATCTGCTGCTAAACGTGGCAGGGAAGTGGGATTTCTGAAGAAAGGTGATCGTGGAATGTAATTTGCACACCTGTTGTTATTGcagtatttaattatttcttctttcttaatactgcttccttcctttctctgcacGCAGCCTGGAGTTTCGCTGGTTCCCTTCTGAATGGATTATCTGCTCAATAATTCATATTTCATGCGGTAATGGTTAACTATCTCCAAAGATATTTTAATCACAGGAACTGCCCAAATTGTAACATGAGCGTTACCAGCATCGATAAGCTCTGTAACAGAGTATTCTGTaatgtgtttcatttcttaGATGGTGTTCGTGCCTTCAGTCTGATGGATTTAAATATGGAAGGGAAATTCTGAGAGCACTGGGAAtacactggaaataaaagcGTGGGAAAATAAGCTGAAGGGGactgagtgctgctgcctgtgtgcaACTGGGCAGGGGAACcttggaaaatggaaaacaaggcAACAAGCAACGAGACTCAGCTGCTGACTACCAAGAAAGGTACCTCAGACTGTAACGAAGGAGAAGATTGTAAAGAGAACGGACTGCTGATCAAGAACCCTAAATCTGCCCTACGGCTCATGGAGGATGGGAATAAAATCCATCCCGGGCAGGGAAATAAGGAGGAGGCAGCTCAGATCTCAAATGGCTATTCGGGAGTTCAGAGCTCCGTGCCTTGCAATGGGGTGGGAGAGGTGGAGGATGCGCAGTGCACCAACCCAGCAGCCACAACCACCACAGCCACCACGTGTGGAGCAgagggccagcagcagctgatggagctggaaGACAGAGAGACCTGGAGTAAAAAAATTGActttctgctctctgtcatTGGATACGCGGTGGATCTGGGAAACGTGTGGAGATTTCCTTACATATGCTATCAGAATGGAGGAGGTCAGTGGCCAGTTCTGTGTTCTGTTCCTTAACGTTCAGCTTCCTTGCTTGCTAATGGATTAGTTTAGcagtttattttaatatcatACGTGGCATAGCAATAACAGGaaattaattacttttaaagcaGACTGGAAAACTTAAACCATGGGATAGGATAAGATATAAAAAATGAGAACAACTAGGAGCTGAGCTCTGGTTAGGTGCAGAGaaacctgaaagaaaagatttgagCCCTGTCCCAAGGAGTATTTAAAACCAGATAAACCAACTTGTCAGAACACTCCTCAGGAAAGCTGGGACTGAGACTCACAGATGTCCCAGCCAAAATATAAATCTCCTCAAGGGGAGACTGAATAGAAAGGACTTAATAGACTGAATAGAAGGGACTGCATCCCTGATGTGCTCAGGCATTCTAGCAAAGAAATTCATGACTGTCTGTATCTCGTCTCACCTTGTACTACAGAGGCAGTGCAATCTTTGTGAACCCCATGTAAACTTGTTGCAGAAACATGGGAAGTTTGGCCTGAGTGTCACTTCTTGttcacactgctgtgcagtTAGCTGTGAGAAATCCCATGGTAATGCAGTATGGCACACAGCTAGGGAGGGGACGTGCATTTTCCCTGGGGAACGAAAGGAATTGTCCACGGAGTGCTGAAAGTAGTGGAAGAGAAGTCCTATGAAGAGTTATAATGATCTGCTTTGTCTCTTGCAGGAGCATTCCTCATTCCTTACACAATTATGGCCATCTTCGGTGGTATTCCGCTCTTCTATATGGAATTAGCACTAGGACAGTACCACAGGAATGGCTGTATTtcaatttggagaaaaatatgtCCTATATTCAAAGGTaatgaagggaaatggaaaattaGAAGGAACTTTCCGAGTAAGATCTTCTGATAAAGAtgtattttctaaaaacaaaataataatatctGAAAACAACAGAGCAAAGTAAGGCTAGGACAAAGTCCGTCTACTTCTACACACAATTCTGGCTTTACAAAGAAAGTTTCATAAAGCTTTATGTACATCTGTAGATGTGTGTGTGCTCTCATGCATAAGTATATCAGACAACTCTTAGATTAGACAGAGGCTGCTCTGAATCAAGcttgaaaaaagtaaaaaaacaaaccaaaaaaaccccaaaacacaaCCCATGTAATTGAACAAATAAGCACAGAATTACTGAATCCTGGGCAAAATTGAGAACAGGAAAGAAGTTTCcctacagaaatagaaataatgtAGTAGGAGCTATTCTATGCATTTGTTACTCTTGATCCCAGTGTCAGAGTTCTGGTCTAAGAGTAGCAGATGGCAGTTTCCAAATTCCAAATTTTAGGAGCAACTAAGCCTATACTGTCTATATTGTCTTGATGAAGAATGTTCCTCTGGAAACAGAACACGAGTGTTTCTGAAGCCATAAGAAATTCCAGTGCTGTAGATACATGATGGGGTACATGTacctcctgcagagctgccttcaTGGTTACTAACTGTGGGTGATGTGAATAACcaattccttcctttttgtgGCCTGACTTACACTCACTTCATGTCATTATTTCCTAACCTACTAGGCATTGGCTTTGCCATCTGTGTCATAGACCTCTATGTAGCCTCCTATTACAACACCATCATGGCGTGGGTCTTCTACTACCTCGTGTCCTCCTTCACGACGGAGCTGCCGTGGACCAGCTGCAATAATGCATGGAACACAGGCAACTGCACTACCTACTTCAGCAAGGACAACATCAGCTGGGCCCTGCACTCCATCTCTCCTGCAGAAGAATTTTATACGTAAGTGCATGTAAGTGAGGACAGTAACGTCAGACAGAATGGTGAAACGCATAGCAAGCTTTTCTTTGGAGGGGGAGCAGAGGTGGTTAGTAATGGTACCCTTTTCTAAACTGTTCAAGTAACTAAATACCTGTAGGGGAACGTAAGCTTAGGGTGTGGGGAAGGGTACTCTGTATTTTAGACTGCAGGTTCCCAATTGTCTGGCCATTATCAACTGTCAATATTTACCATTTATCAACACTGGTGTACTGTTAATATCAGGCctgtaagttaaaaaaaatccagaacagAATGAGTCTGAAGTCTAGTTATCAAGGCCTCGGGACTACTTATAATGCCCAGACCACAGTAAGGGACTGCTCAAAGCATACTGAACatatttgtaacaaaaatatctacactgtgtttttctttcctctttcagccGCCAAGTTCTACAGGTGCACAGGTCCAATGGGCTGGATGACCTGGGGGGCATTAGCTGGCAATTGACCCTCTGTTTATTGTTAATCTTCATCATTGTATACTTCAGCATCTGGAAAGGGGTCAAAACGTCTGGCAAGGTGAATGCAAAAGCAAGACAAATCACTTGGTACAGTATAGCCTAGCACAAGTTCTAAAGGAGCCAATTAACACGACAGTTATCCCAGACTGTCTTCAGGGCAGAGATTGCAGCTTCACTTATTTGGGAAGCCCTTGCTGCAGAGTGACTGTTACTGTTATCCAAGTAACACGTAACAATAAGTTATGCCACAGTCCTGTGCACAATAACAACCCACACAGAGAAAGCATGGATATTTATCTGCAATCTGCCCGTTTACAGAGCTTTTGAGAAAGTTCATATGAAGATGTTATAAAGGCTAAGAGTTACCATTTGAAAGTTATCATGAATTCTTCTCATCTCTTAATTTTCTGCCCATGGCAAACGCTATCTCAATGTTCTCCCTGGCAGGTGGTGTGGGTCACAGCCACATTCCCCTACATCATACTTTTTATCCTGCTAGTGAGAGGGGCGACTCTGCCCGGTGCCTGGAGAGGTGTGCTCTACTACCTGAAACCTGAATGGCAGAAGCTCCTGGCCACTGAGGTAAGAACACTATGAAATAGTTGGGGATCACGTGTAGCCTTTCAGCATGTGTACCACATGTGTAAACTCCAGTGTGTACTTTCAACATGGAGTATGATTATAGAGATGTCTTAGCATGGACATCACGCTCTCGTTTAAGCAGTCGTCCTATTCTTTCCATAACtatatagatatttttaaaaggttagATGGGGTTCCTGGTTCTGTTCTGCTATTGAAGTTCATTGTGAATTTAGCTTGAACAGTGAAATAGCAAacagcccagcactgtgcaAGAAGTTACAATGACTGCTGCTACACAACAACACAGTCCTTGGCCTATAGCTGCCACAGCGACATTTACTAAATCTACCATCCGGATTAGCTGCAGTTGTTTTGATGGTGAGGGGATCATTGCATGCTCAGGCAGACTTTCCCACACCCAATGGTGTCTATAGTTACCAGAGCTGAAATGTAAAGTCTCCATCCTGTGACACACTCTGGCAGATAAGCCCAGGGAGGGTCTCTTTAGCTGCCAACTAAAGCATGCCTTGGTGATGAGTGGACATGGGCAAGTGCACCGGAGAAGCAATGGATCAGTTGGGTCTGCACACTCCACCAGGgtttgaaaagaaaggaaggatgaGGACAAGACTGagctaatgaaaaaaagaagccaatCCATTCCACTATCTGATTCAGCTCTGAACTCTGTGGATGACAAGTAGTCCATCAAGCTggaggctgcactgaggtccCTGTGTAAGAAAGCCTCTAGCAGAGAGAGCGATGGAAAAACCCCAAAGCAATAAATACTACAAATATAAAGATTAAAAATTCTAATGTTTGCAAGTCTGCTGTTCCCCAGCTGATATGGAGAGTtttgaatgaaaaggaaatgaaaagacacCAGTCTCTGATAAAGCAGCATCTTCAATAAGGGACCACATCTTCTGAAAAAGCAATAAAGGGCATTGATATTGTATTGGATGTATCTGAAGTGAGGACAG
The Lagopus muta isolate bLagMut1 chromosome 20, bLagMut1 primary, whole genome shotgun sequence genome window above contains:
- the SLC6A4 gene encoding sodium-dependent serotonin transporter, yielding MENKATSNETQLLTTKKGTSDCNEGEDCKENGLLIKNPKSALRLMEDGNKIHPGQGNKEEAAQISNGYSGVQSSVPCNGVGEVEDAQCTNPAATTTTATTCGAEGQQQLMELEDRETWSKKIDFLLSVIGYAVDLGNVWRFPYICYQNGGGAFLIPYTIMAIFGGIPLFYMELALGQYHRNGCISIWRKICPIFKGIGFAICVIDLYVASYYNTIMAWVFYYLVSSFTTELPWTSCNNAWNTGNCTTYFSKDNISWALHSISPAEEFYTRQVLQVHRSNGLDDLGGISWQLTLCLLLIFIIVYFSIWKGVKTSGKVVWVTATFPYIILFILLVRGATLPGAWRGVLYYLKPEWQKLLATEVWVDAAAQIFFSLGPGFGVLLAYASYNKFHNNCYQDALVTSTVNCLTSFVSGFVIFTVLGYMAEMRNEDVSEVAKDMGPSLLFITYAEAIANMPASTFFAIIFFLMLLTLGLDSTFAGLEGVITGVLDEFPHVWSKRREFFVLGLIIICFLGSLATLTFGGAYVVKLFEEYATGPAVLTVVFLEAVAVAWFYGITQFCNDVKEMLGFTPGWYWRVCWVAISPIFLLFVTCSFLSNPPELRLFDYNYPYWTTVVGYCIGTSSIICIPIYMVYRLIITPGTFKERILKSITPETATEIPFGDIHMNAV